In the genome of Paramisgurnus dabryanus chromosome 18, PD_genome_1.1, whole genome shotgun sequence, one region contains:
- the eif4ebp3 gene encoding eukaryotic translation initiation factor 4E-binding protein 3: MSTNCKASSTCPIPNRSVIEKSWSPLPDIYSQTPGGTVFSTTPGGTRIIYDRKFLLECRNSPIARTPPCCLPHIPGVTIHSVQPTEQEDDNKVVPVDDSQFEMDI; encoded by the exons ATGTCAACCAACTGCAAAGCTTCGTCCACCTGTCCCATTCCAAACCGCTCTGTTATTGAGAAAAGCTGGTCTCCGTTACCGGACATCTACAGTCAAACTCCAGGCGGAACTGTGTTTTCAACAACTCCCGGTG GGACTCGGATTATCTATGATCGGAAGTTTCTTTTGGAATGCCGAAACTCACCAATTGCACGCACCCCACCCTGCTGCCTCCCCCACATTCCGGGGGTCACCATACACTCGGTGCAACCCACAGAGCAGGAAGATGACAACAAAGTTGTCCCTG TTGATGACAGCCAGTTTGAGATGGATATTTAA